In Rhodothermales bacterium, the following proteins share a genomic window:
- a CDS encoding purine-nucleoside phosphorylase, translating into MARYYSAGDRAPAAYANQVKEAAAFIRRTLPSQTRIALILGTGLGRLADDIDEAAVIEYDDIPHFPVSTVESHHGRLIVGTLDDEPVVAMQGRFHLYEGYDAGEITFPIRVLGELGIEILLISNAAGGMNPLFRRADLMLITDHVNLQGVSPLSGPNNDAWGPRFLDMSEPYDTNLRDLADEAASAAGINLQQGVYCAVTGPNLETKAEYRFLGRIGADAVGMSTVPEVIVARHMGMRCMAVSVITDECFPDTLEEVSIADVLAAAAQAEPGLSEIFRSVVRRLK; encoded by the coding sequence ATGGCCCGTTATTACTCGGCCGGTGATCGTGCGCCGGCCGCCTATGCCAATCAGGTTAAAGAGGCTGCCGCATTCATTCGGCGAACGTTACCCTCCCAGACTCGCATCGCGCTCATTCTAGGGACAGGTCTCGGTCGCCTGGCCGACGACATTGACGAGGCTGCGGTCATCGAATACGATGACATTCCGCATTTCCCGGTGTCGACCGTAGAGTCTCACCACGGCAGGCTTATCGTTGGCACCCTCGATGATGAGCCGGTTGTTGCGATGCAAGGACGGTTCCATTTGTATGAGGGGTATGATGCCGGCGAGATTACTTTCCCGATTCGCGTGCTCGGTGAGCTTGGGATCGAGATTCTGTTGATATCGAACGCTGCGGGCGGCATGAATCCGCTATTTCGCCGTGCCGACCTGATGCTCATAACCGACCATGTGAACCTGCAGGGCGTCAGTCCGCTTTCAGGCCCGAATAACGACGCGTGGGGTCCTCGATTCCTCGATATGAGTGAGCCCTACGACACGAACCTGCGTGACCTCGCGGACGAGGCCGCATCGGCTGCAGGCATCAACCTTCAGCAGGGAGTGTACTGTGCGGTAACCGGTCCAAATCTCGAAACGAAGGCTGAGTATCGCTTCCTCGGACGTATTGGAGCGGATGCGGTCGGAATGAGCACGGTGCCCGAAGTCATCGTTGCGCGTCACATGGGCATGCGGTGCATGGCCGTTTCGGTGATCACTGACGAGTGCTTTCCGGACACGCTCGAGGAAGTCTCCATTGCAGATGTCCTCGCAGCGGCTGCACAGGCGGAGCCCGGGCTAAGCGAGATCTTTAGAAGTGTCGTCCGACGCCTTAAGTGA